The genomic window GTTTTATTGCCCTCTTTTTCTATGAATCCTTTGGCAGATATTTTTCCATTGTCATAGTATTCTTCAGACTCAAATGTAACAGGCTCCTTACTATCTGCCCTTGAAGAATCACGCCAAGATTTGACCATTATTTGACCGGATTCCACATTAAGAATTACAGTGATTGGGTAAAAAAACAATGTATATCTACCCTGAGAATATCTACCATAATAATCAAAATCTGCACTTTGAAAAAAATTGTCGAACGTATAATTACCAGGTTCTAGCTTTAATTCTTTAAAACCTTCAGGAATTCCTGGTTTATCTTGATATGAATAACTTTTAAATTCTTCAAGTGATACTTCTGTGCTATCCTTTTTCTGTAAGAGTAGAACAATTTTTGGACCACCACCTGTAACTTCAAAAATTGTAAACATAACATCAGATCCAAGTTTTATTGGTTCATTATCATTTTGACTAAAAACAGGAAGTGTACTTAATAGTACAAAGATGACTAGTAAGTAATGTGCATAGGCTTTTTTCATGGTTTCTTGTTTGGGGTTTAAGAAATAACTTACGTTTTAACAAATCTAAGTATTATATGAATACACCTATATACTCAATTTGAGTATTTTCTTATGTGGCTGAAGTTGTATTTAAAACAAAAAAAGCGAACCAAATGGTTCGCTTTTCAGATTCTTAAATACTGAAACAAGTTCAGCACAAGCAAGTTTAGAATGATAATATTTTTAAAATCTAAACGTGTAATGCTCTATCGTCTGTTGCAGCTAAAGCCGCTTCTTTTACAGCTTCTGCAAACGTAGGATGTGCATGCGACATGCGTGATATATCTTCGGCAGATGCTCTAAACTCCATAGCTGTTACTGCTTCTGCAATTAAGTCGGCACAACGTGCACCAATCATATGTACACCAAGTACTTCGTCTGTAGTTTTATCTGCTAAGATTTTTACAAAGCCATCAATATCTCCACTTGCTCTGGCTCTACCTAAAGCTCTAAATGGAAATTGACCTACTTTATATTCGGTACCAGCTTCTTTTAATTCTTCTTCTGTTTTACCTACTGCTGCAACTTCTGGCCAAGTATAAACGACTCCTGGAATTAAGTTGTAATCTATATGTGGTTTTTGTCCAGCTAAA from Winogradskyella sp. MH6 includes these protein-coding regions:
- a CDS encoding toxin-antitoxin system YwqK family antitoxin: MKKAYAHYLLVIFVLLSTLPVFSQNDNEPIKLGSDVMFTIFEVTGGGPKIVLLLQKKDSTEVSLEEFKSYSYQDKPGIPEGFKELKLEPGNYTFDNFFQSADFDYYGRYSQGRYTLFFYPITVILNVESGQIMVKSWRDSSRADSKEPVTFESEEYYDNGKISAKGFIEKEGNKTGEWKHYDKDGNLTTSGAYENDKKNGVWKYYDKEDGHLTMSGAYENDERVGVWKVYGSNGKVKEEVNFSKKSEGNAFEYFSKN